One Aciduliprofundum boonei T469 genomic region harbors:
- the amrS gene encoding AmmeMemoRadiSam system radical SAM enzyme → MLTLAKHWTKLEDNKVRCELCPYRCVLKEGQIGVCRVRKNIGGKLYTLNYGSVSSIAVDPIEKKPLFHFKPKSEVLSLSTVGCNMRCKHCQNWEISQAGMEFPYLREMSPDEVMKIAGNYEGVAWTYNEPTIWHEFTLDVSKMAKKEGLYTVYVTNGYINEEPLREIGQYLDAMNIDVKAFRDEFYRKIAGARLQPVIDTVERAYRMGIHIELTYLIIPDLNDDSKEIRKFAEWVYELSPEIPVHFSRFFPMYKLTDKPPTPLKTMHNAYKIAKEVGLEYVYLGNTWEPEYESTYCPNCGNLLIERVYYNTELKGLTKDGRCNRCGKKINMVV, encoded by the coding sequence ATGCTCACTTTAGCAAAGCATTGGACAAAGCTTGAAGATAATAAGGTTAGATGCGAGTTATGCCCCTATAGATGTGTGCTCAAAGAGGGGCAAATTGGAGTTTGCAGGGTTAGAAAGAATATTGGGGGTAAATTATACACTTTGAATTATGGTTCTGTATCATCAATTGCCGTTGACCCTATTGAGAAAAAGCCACTTTTTCACTTTAAACCAAAATCAGAGGTTCTCTCTTTATCTACTGTGGGCTGCAATATGCGCTGTAAACATTGTCAAAATTGGGAAATAAGCCAGGCAGGTATGGAGTTTCCATATTTGAGGGAGATGAGTCCTGATGAAGTTATGAAAATTGCTGGGAATTACGAGGGTGTTGCGTGGACCTATAATGAGCCGACAATATGGCATGAGTTTACATTAGATGTCTCAAAGATGGCAAAAAAAGAAGGTTTATACACGGTTTATGTTACAAATGGCTACATCAACGAAGAGCCCCTTAGAGAAATAGGACAATACTTGGATGCTATGAACATAGATGTTAAGGCCTTTAGAGATGAATTTTATAGGAAAATAGCAGGAGCAAGATTGCAGCCTGTAATAGATACTGTTGAGAGGGCATACAGGATGGGAATACATATTGAATTGACCTATCTTATAATCCCCGACTTAAATGATGACTCGAAAGAAATAAGAAAATTTGCAGAATGGGTTTATGAACTGAGCCCTGAAATTCCCGTACATTTTTCAAGATTTTTTCCCATGTACAAACTAACTGATAAACCACCCACTCCTTTAAAAACTATGCATAATGCTTACAAAATAGCCAAGGAAGTTGGTTTAGAATATGTTTATTTGGGCAACACATGGGAGCCAGAGTACGAGAGTACATACTGCCCAAACTGTGGCAATTTACTAATTGAGAGAGTTTATTACAATACAGAGCTGAAGGGATTAACAAAGGATGGAAGATGCAATAGGTGCGGGAAGAAGATAAATATGGTAGTTTAA
- the thiL gene encoding thiamine-phosphate kinase, which produces MNLSSLGEREVIDRIWEIVGKKENYDDCVYLDRGNYYQLITTDFVGEGTHFMDNWNARKIGRFFATINLSDIAAMGGEPEIFMASMFFPKRMDLGFLEDFMKGMLEILNDFNVPYKGGDLKESRIIGFSGIAIGKVEKERIMLRNAINKGEGVYITGELGKQAAGYFLWKNGIEEGADYILDVYPRIREGREISKIARACMDLSDGLASAVVFMRNANYGLDIDFNSLPIHKLAYEVSEDYDIPLEYLATGFGGEYELVYTSPKKIFGKEIGVVDEEIGIWKDGNKIKGEGYAHFSKALDKA; this is translated from the coding sequence ATGAACCTTAGCTCCTTGGGTGAGAGAGAAGTAATCGACAGAATATGGGAAATTGTGGGTAAGAAAGAAAATTACGATGATTGCGTTTATTTAGATAGGGGTAACTATTACCAACTCATTACTACAGATTTTGTAGGAGAAGGCACTCACTTTATGGATAATTGGAATGCACGAAAAATTGGGAGATTCTTTGCCACAATTAATCTGAGTGATATAGCCGCTATGGGAGGGGAGCCAGAGATTTTCATGGCTTCTATGTTCTTTCCCAAAAGAATGGATTTAGGATTTTTGGAAGATTTTATGAAGGGGATGCTTGAAATTCTAAATGATTTCAATGTGCCATATAAAGGAGGAGATTTAAAAGAATCCCGCATAATTGGGTTCTCTGGAATAGCCATTGGAAAGGTTGAGAAAGAGAGGATTATGCTAAGAAATGCCATAAATAAAGGAGAGGGCGTTTATATCACTGGAGAACTTGGAAAGCAAGCTGCTGGTTATTTTCTTTGGAAAAATGGAATTGAAGAAGGAGCAGATTACATTTTGGATGTCTATCCGCGCATAAGAGAAGGGAGGGAAATATCAAAAATTGCAAGGGCTTGTATGGACCTATCCGATGGCCTCGCTTCTGCAGTGGTTTTTATGAGAAACGCAAATTATGGCTTGGATATTGATTTTAATTCTTTACCCATTCACAAGCTTGCATATGAAGTTTCAGAGGATTATGACATTCCCTTAGAGTACTTAGCCACAGGGTTCGGTGGAGAGTATGAGCTCGTTTATACTTCTCCTAAAAAAATTTTTGGCAAGGAGATAGGTGTTGTGGATGAGGAAATTGGAATATGGAAAGATGGAAATAAGATAAAGGGTGAGGGATATGCTCACTTTAGCAAAGCATTGGACAAAGCTTGA
- a CDS encoding DUF2240 family protein → MEKLKQIIAYVVKKRGRKLREEDFVNVLSYDRKWIPPASSRALFKVILDANLLQKNGEYYEPNFEIKGLVLPLDFSVSDEDVNKYFKKEDVLTRIIDYLTEKMDRERRDILMDINSIKNEMRFITIEVAALIYCKENNVDCSQFYNDVEEKIKS, encoded by the coding sequence ATGGAAAAATTAAAGCAGATAATTGCATATGTGGTTAAAAAAAGAGGAAGAAAATTGAGGGAGGAGGATTTTGTTAATGTCTTATCCTATGATAGAAAATGGATTCCTCCCGCATCTTCCCGTGCTCTGTTTAAAGTCATACTAGATGCAAATCTTCTTCAAAAAAATGGAGAGTACTATGAACCAAATTTTGAAATTAAAGGACTCGTGCTTCCATTAGATTTCAGTGTTAGTGATGAAGATGTAAACAAGTACTTCAAAAAAGAGGATGTTTTAACAAGGATAATCGATTATTTAACTGAAAAAATGGATAGAGAAAGAAGAGATATATTGATGGATATAAACTCAATAAAAAATGAGATGAGATTCATAACAATTGAGGTGGCAGCCCTTATCTATTGCAAGGAAAATAATGTGGATTGCTCACAGTTTTACAATGATGTGGAAGAGAAGATAAAATCATAA
- a CDS encoding tetratricopeptide repeat protein has translation MNDALKYFNRENYRRALELFLENLENATTDDERAYNANLAGLCLYFLHYPDEALNYFNIALENSQGEENDKVQNNIDEVNRFVERIKEDIENIKSKLEGEDDKRKRGILLSNLGLLHYFIGMRDEAEKNYDEAEKIFKILRDNIALGAVYSNRAMLYDDMRQLDYLYRALDIFEKEGHLKGQVDTLHSLSLYYLDDDYIEEAYYFLNKELKILENVDDKELKRRAYELAGDIAMEMGNVEEAMKYTERASQL, from the coding sequence ATGAACGATGCACTCAAGTACTTCAATAGGGAGAACTACAGAAGAGCTTTAGAGTTATTTTTAGAGAATTTAGAGAATGCAACTACGGATGATGAAAGGGCTTATAATGCAAATCTTGCAGGTCTATGTTTATATTTTCTTCATTATCCTGATGAGGCTCTAAATTATTTTAACATAGCTCTTGAAAATTCTCAAGGTGAGGAAAATGATAAGGTACAAAATAATATTGACGAGGTAAATCGCTTTGTTGAGAGAATAAAGGAAGATATTGAAAATATAAAATCAAAATTGGAAGGTGAGGATGATAAGAGAAAAAGAGGTATCTTGCTCAGTAATCTTGGGCTTCTACATTATTTCATAGGAATGAGAGATGAAGCGGAGAAGAATTATGATGAGGCGGAGAAAATATTCAAAATATTGCGAGATAATATCGCCCTCGGAGCAGTTTATTCCAATAGGGCTATGCTATACGATGATATGAGGCAGCTGGATTACCTTTACAGAGCTTTAGACATATTCGAGAAGGAGGGACATTTAAAAGGACAAGTTGACACTCTGCATTCTTTATCTCTATATTATCTCGATGATGATTATATTGAGGAAGCATATTACTTTTTAAATAAGGAGCTAAAAATTTTAGAAAATGTTGATGATAAAGAGTTAAAGAGAAGAGCATACGAGCTCGCAGGAGATATAGCAATGGAGATGGGTAATGTGGAGGAAGCGATGAAATACACAGAGAGAGCGTCACAGTTATGA
- a CDS encoding NUDIX hydrolase, whose amino-acid sequence MKVEKTEIICQGKFLKLKREYTDRGIWESVDMDGHTETAVVIAITKDNEVLLEKHYRVPLRKYVIELPAGLVDDESPEECARRELLEETGYEANELIYLFKGVVCQGLTRMESYYFYAPNVIYKSAQNLEPTEEIEILKIPLKDLDDFLFNLSDDLILSSNVLSVVYSLRRYLGKY is encoded by the coding sequence ATGAAAGTTGAGAAAACCGAAATAATCTGCCAAGGCAAGTTCTTGAAATTGAAAAGGGAATATACGGATAGGGGAATATGGGAAAGTGTGGATATGGATGGTCATACAGAAACAGCTGTGGTAATTGCAATTACAAAGGATAATGAAGTGCTTTTAGAGAAGCATTATAGGGTACCCCTTAGGAAATATGTGATAGAGCTTCCTGCTGGCTTGGTAGATGACGAGTCTCCTGAGGAATGTGCAAGGAGAGAACTGCTGGAAGAAACAGGATACGAGGCAAATGAACTAATTTATCTATTCAAAGGAGTTGTGTGTCAGGGTTTGACAAGGATGGAATCATACTATTTCTATGCACCAAATGTGATCTATAAAAGTGCACAGAACTTAGAGCCTACGGAGGAGATAGAGATTCTAAAGATTCCTTTAAAGGATCTTGATGATTTTCTTTTTAATTTATCCGATGATTTAATTTTGAGCTCAAATGTTTTGAGCGTGGTATATTCATTGCGCAGATATTTGGGAAAGTATTAA
- a CDS encoding hydroxymethylglutaryl-CoA reductase, degradative has translation MKSSRISGFYKLSIEERLKIVKEFSELSDEEAEFLLKGHLDMDLADRMIENVVGMTELPIGIATNFKINGKDYLIPMAIEEPSVVAAASHAAKLAREGGGFFTSSTEPIMISQIQVVGLRNPHFAKMQVLEHKEELMRIANEQDPVLIKVGGGCRDIKARVIDSNMGPMLVIHLHVDVRDAMGANAVNSMAEALAPYIEDITGGKVYLRILSNLAIYRLARARAVWKKDVIGEDTVKGILYAYEFARVDPFRAATHNKGIMNGIDAVLIATSNDWRAVEAGAHAFAAMDGWYTSLTHYEEDEEGNLVGSIELPMAVGIIGGATSTHPKAKIARKILGIKTAKEFGEILAAVGLAQNFAALRALATEGIQRGHMSLHARNIAVMAGAKGEEIDRVAELLVKEKKVRVDRAKEILEELRERK, from the coding sequence ATGAAATCTTCGCGTATATCTGGATTTTATAAATTATCCATAGAAGAGAGATTGAAAATAGTCAAGGAATTTTCAGAATTGAGTGACGAAGAGGCAGAGTTCCTTTTGAAAGGACATTTGGATATGGATCTTGCAGATAGGATGATTGAAAATGTGGTGGGTATGACTGAACTGCCAATAGGAATTGCCACAAATTTCAAAATAAATGGGAAGGATTATTTAATTCCAATGGCAATAGAAGAGCCGAGTGTGGTTGCGGCAGCGAGTCATGCTGCAAAATTAGCCCGTGAAGGGGGAGGGTTTTTCACATCTTCCACAGAGCCAATAATGATCTCTCAAATTCAAGTTGTTGGGCTTCGAAATCCTCATTTTGCTAAGATGCAGGTATTGGAGCATAAAGAGGAATTAATGAGAATAGCGAACGAGCAGGACCCTGTGTTGATAAAGGTAGGTGGAGGATGTAGAGATATAAAGGCCAGGGTTATAGATAGTAATATGGGACCAATGCTGGTTATACATTTGCATGTCGATGTTCGCGATGCCATGGGTGCAAACGCAGTGAATAGTATGGCAGAGGCATTGGCGCCCTACATAGAGGATATTACAGGGGGCAAAGTTTATCTTCGTATATTAAGCAACTTGGCAATATATCGTCTTGCTAGAGCGCGTGCCGTATGGAAAAAAGATGTGATAGGCGAGGATACCGTTAAAGGTATACTCTACGCCTACGAGTTTGCGCGGGTAGATCCATTCAGGGCAGCAACACATAACAAGGGTATAATGAACGGTATAGATGCAGTTTTAATAGCCACAAGCAATGATTGGCGGGCTGTGGAAGCAGGAGCACATGCATTTGCCGCAATGGATGGCTGGTACACTTCTCTAACTCATTATGAGGAGGATGAAGAGGGCAATTTGGTAGGGAGTATAGAATTGCCAATGGCAGTTGGAATAATAGGAGGTGCAACAAGTACACATCCCAAGGCGAAGATTGCTAGGAAGATTCTAGGTATAAAAACTGCAAAAGAATTTGGAGAGATTTTAGCAGCAGTTGGGTTAGCTCAGAACTTTGCCGCTTTGAGAGCCCTTGCTACCGAGGGGATACAGAGAGGTCATATGAGCTTGCATGCAAGGAATATAGCAGTTATGGCTGGAGCCAAGGGAGAGGAAATAGATAGAGTTGCAGAGTTATTGGTTAAAGAGAAGAAAGTAAGAGTAGATCGCGCCAAGGAAATACTTGAAGAGCTAAGGGAAAGAAAATGA